Proteins encoded within one genomic window of Rhinolophus sinicus isolate RSC01 linkage group LG05, ASM3656204v1, whole genome shotgun sequence:
- the TIA1 gene encoding cytotoxic granule associated RNA binding protein TIA1 isoform X11 yields the protein MATGKSKGYGFVSFFNKWDAENAIQQMGGQWLGGRQIRTNWATRKPPAPKSTYESNTKQLSYDEVVNQSSPSNCTVYCGGVTSGLTEQLMRQTFSPFGQIMEIRVFPDKGYSFVRFNSHESAAHAIVSVNGTTIEGHVVKCYWGKETLDMINPVQQQNQIGYPQAYGQWGQWYGNAQQIGQYMPNGWQVPAYGMYGQAWNQQGFNQTQSSAPWMGPNYGVQPPPGQNGSMLPNQPAGYRVAGYETQ from the exons GATGCAGAAAACGCCATTCAACAGATGGGTGGCCAGTGGCTTGGTGGAAGACAAATCAGAACTAACTGGGCAACCCGAAAGCCTCCAGCTCCAAAGAGTACATATGAGT CAAACACCAAACAACTATCATATGATGAGGTTGTAAATCAGTCTAGTCCAAGCAACTGTACTGTCTACTGTGGAGGGGTCACTTCTGGGCTAACAG AACAGCTAATGCGTCAGACTTTTTCGCCATTTGGACAAATAATGGAAATTCGAGTCTTTCCAGATAAAGGATATTCATTTGTTCG gtTCAATTCCCATGAAAGTGCAGCACATGCAATTGTTTCTGTTAATGGAACTACCATTGAAGGTCATGTTGTGAAATGCTATTGGGGCAAAGAAACTCTTGATATGATAAATCCCGTGCAACAG CAGAATCAAATTGGATATCCACAAGCTTATGGCCAGTGGGGCCAGTGGTATGGAAATGCACAACAAATTGGCCAGTATATGCCTAACGGTTGGCAAGTACCTGCATATGGAATGTATGGCCAGGCATGGAACCAACAGGGATTTAA TCAGACACAATCTTCTGCACCGTGGATGGGACCAAATTATGGAGTGCAGCCTCCTCCAGGACAGAATGGCAGCATGTTGCCTAATCAGCCTGCAGGGTATCGAGTGGCAGGGTATGAAACCCAGTGA